GGAATCTTTTTCCGCTTCCCAATCGATCAGTTTCGCCTCGTCCTTCGCTTCCTCGAATTTTTCTTTGAGGACGGAAACGTCAAGCTTCATGTCCGATTCAAAATAGGCTTTGGCCGCCTTTCCGACGCCGTAGGTGACCGCGGCCGCAATGGGGATCTTGAGCCCCGGCAGAAAGCTCGCCAGCGCCTTTCCCACAACGCTGCCGCCGGCGACGCCGCCCAGCATGGTGACAATGGATTCGTTTGTCGTATAGCCGTAGATGCCGGCCATTTTTTTGATCATGTAGGCCTCGTTGGCAATAAGCGGCGCCACATCCGCCAGGGGGAGCGGCACGAGGGCAATGACGGCGGCTCTTCCCGCCGCCCAACGGATGAGTTCGTCGGCTTCGGCGCCGACCCGCTCTTTCCAGAGATTTCTTTTTTTCTCATAATAGAGGTCCCAGCGTCGCTTGAATTCTCCGTTTTGCATATCGGGGCCCTTCATGGTCTTTTCAAGTATGGCCCAGGTCCGCTCAAGGAGCTTTTTGAGCCCCGTCTGTTTTTTCGCTGAAACGACGACGATTTCGTCGGTCGTGAGGAATTCCCGCAGGCCGGGGAGTAAGCGTTCCGACTCTTCTTTCGTCATTTCATCGGATTTGGTCACGAGGGTCAGAGAGGCGTCGTCCAGCGTCTTGATGAAGGAGACGCTTTGGCTGTCGATCACGCCGGAGCTGCCGTCCACACAATACCAGACGGCGTGAATGACCTTTTCCCCGGGGCCCGCGTCGGGATCCCAGGCCTTTTGCGCTTCCGCCGCGCGACGGTAATCGGCGGCCGATTGTCCGGGATTCAAGCCGTCGGCGTCGATAAAATCCGCCACGTCGGTCTCATAAACCGTGAACTGATCGAGTCCCGCGCCGCCAATACCGATGTTCTCATCGGGGACGGTCCCGAACTTTGTGAGCGCCTGAATCAGGGTGGTTTTTCCCGCGCCTGTGGGGCCGCATACCAATATATTCGCTTTCATGGCATCCTCCTTGTCCTCTCGTGAATTTTTCCGCGGTCGCCGAATTTCGCCGCGGTCTTCTGCTTTCATTGTAAGGGTTTTCTCCGCGCTTGTCAAGAAAAAAAGGGCGGGGTGAAAAGCTACTTTTTCGCGCTATTGGGTTTAGCGTTGCCGGGTTTACCGGTCAATTTGTTGAATTCAGCTTCTTTGATGGGTTTGCCTTTTTGATTGTAATATTTCGCGGATAATTTCTTTTTCATATCCTGGTCATTTACTATTTCTGCACCCAATTGTCCGTTTTCATAGTATTCCCGATAAGTAATTTTCTCGGGGTTTCTATAGTCTATGAATATGCGCAATTGCCCGCTTTCATAATAAATTTCCGCCATTTTGACGGTTTTTGTGTCGGTCTTTTTGCCAATATTTTCATAAAATAAACTCTGGTAAGGTTTTTTTGCTTTAAGATAAGTAAAAGCGGTATAACTTATACCATCTCTCGTTTCGTTGTGGTAATCCATATTGTCTGGAGGTAAATCTTCCCATTTTGTGCTTGATCCAAACAGTAAAAAGCTTAGAAATAAAGCGGTAAAAATCATTTTTTTCATAACAGCCTCCTAAATTGATTTAATTTGCTTCTGTCAACTTTGACAGGGGATAACCAGGGTTTAAACCTTGGTCCCGGGCCAGTCAGGGGCTCCGCCCCTGACCGGCCCACTCTTAAGAGATGCAGCGCGGCCCCTTCGGGGCCGCGCCGCAAAGGGTTCCGCTCAAACTTGGGGAAGTCGCGCTCGTGAAGTAGAACCCGTGATAGTTTATCATATCACATTTTGAATATGCTGTCCAGAAGAATCCACAAAAATGCTCTGATATGGCGGATGAAAATAAAGCTTGCATTGTAGGTCAAAATTCTTTATAATGGCAACAAGCGCCAAAAAAAGAACAACGATTTCTCCAATAAAACAACGAAAACGACCAACCCAAAAACCCACGGAGGACCCATGACCACAGCCATCAACAACGGAACCCTGATAGATCCCGCCAACCGCATATTTTCCAAGCTGAACATCGGCTTCGAAGACGGCGTAATCACGTCGGTCTCAGCGACGCCCATGGCTGCCGACCGTGTCCTCGACGCCTCGGGAAAATACGTCTGCCCGGGTTTTGTGGACCTTCACATGCACGAGGACTATGTGTCGGCGGGAGAAATCCGTCTCAACATCTTCCATAAAATGCTGAAAATGGGCGTGACCACCGCCATCGGCGGAAACTGCGGCATCTGTACCGACGATCCCGCCCGGTATCTCGACCTCGTGGACCGCGGGAACCCCATCCATTTCGGCATGCTGCTCCCCCATGAATACCTGCGCCGCGCCGCGGGCGTCACAGACCGCT
Above is a window of Fusobacteriaceae bacterium DNA encoding:
- a CDS encoding GTP-binding DUF697 domain-containing protein, with amino-acid sequence MKANILVCGPTGAGKTTLIQALTKFGTVPDENIGIGGAGLDQFTVYETDVADFIDADGLNPGQSAADYRRAAEAQKAWDPDAGPGEKVIHAVWYCVDGSSGVIDSQSVSFIKTLDDASLTLVTKSDEMTKEESERLLPGLREFLTTDEIVVVSAKKQTGLKKLLERTWAILEKTMKGPDMQNGEFKRRWDLYYEKKRNLWKERVGAEADELIRWAAGRAAVIALVPLPLADVAPLIANEAYMIKKMAGIYGYTTNESIVTMLGGVAGGSVVGKALASFLPGLKIPIAAAVTYGVGKAAKAYFESDMKLDVSVLKEKFEEAKDEAKLIDWEAEKDSAEKNEKK